The Leishmania donovani BPK282A1 complete genome, chromosome 1 genome contains the following window.
gcgcgcacacgcacacacgggtGAACGCGTGCGCGGACGTGCAGTTNNNNNNNNNNNNNNNNNNNNNNNNNNNNNNNNNNNNNNNNNNNNNNNNNNNNNNNNNNNNNNNNNNNNNNNNNNNNNNNNNNNNNNNNNNNNNNNNNNNNNNNNNNNNNNNNNNNNNNNNNNNNNNNNNNNNNNNNNNNCATCTCTACGCCTATACACACATACCTACATACTTGTATCGCCCCGCTGTCCctcgacgcacacgcacacacagacagacaatCCACTCCTGCGCAAAGGACTGCGTGCACGTTTGTGTCCCTCGCCGGTGACAGCCCCTCTTCACGGCgtgcacaccgccgccgaccccacccccacccccccctcaGCCTTCTCCTTCGTCCCCATCCCtaccttctccctctctcctcctctctgcctctctctctctctcattctctctgtgcgcttgTCTGtgtcgcgcgcacacgcacacacgggtGAACGCGTGCGCGGACGTGCAGTTGATTTCCGCCTTCTGAAGagccctctttttttgttttacATTTTCGTTGCTTGTgacgcccctccccctcctcacccaTCAAGCACCCCCTGTCGTCCTCCATCATGGCGCAGAATGATAAGATCGCCCCCCAGGACCAGGACTCCTTCCTCGATGACCAGCCCGGCGTTCGCCCGATCCCGTCCTTCGACGACATGCCGCTGCACCAGaacctgctgcgcggcatctACTCGTACGGGTTCGAGAAGCCGTCCAGcatccagcagcgcgcgatAGCCCCCTtcacgcgcggcggcgacatcaTCGCGCAGGCCCAGTCCGGTACCGGCAAGACGGGTGCCTTCTCCATCggtctgctgcagcgcctggaCTTCCGCCACAACCTGATCCAGGGCCTCGTGCTCTCCCCCACTCGCGAGCTGGCCCTGCAGACGGCGGAGGTGATCAGCCGCATCGGTGAGTTCCTGTCGAACAGCTCCAAGTTCTGCGAGACCTTTgtcggcggcacgcgcgtgcaggaTGACCTGCGCAAGCTGCAGGCCGGCGTCATCGTTGCCGTGGGCACGCCGGGCCGCGTGTCCGACGTGATCAAGcgcggcgcgctgcgcacggagtcgctgcgcgtgctggtgCTCGACGAGGCTGATGAGATGCTGTCTCAGGGCTTCGCGGACCAGATTTACGAGATCTTCCGCTTCCTGCCGAAGGACATCCAGGTcgcgctcttctccgccacgatgccggaggaggtgctggagctgaCGAAGAAGTTCATGCGCGACCCCGTGCGCATTCTCGTGAAGCGCGAGAGCCTGACGCTGGAGGGCATCAAGCAGTTCTTCATCGCCGTCGAAGAGGAGCACAAGCTGGACACGCTGATGGACCTGTACGAGACCGTGTCCATCGCGCAGTCCGTCATCTTCGCCAACACGCGCCGCAAGGTGGACTGGATCGCCGAGAAGCTGAACCAGAGCAACCACACCGTCAGCAGCATGCACGCCGAGATGCCCAAGAGCGACCGCGAGCGCGTCATGAACACCttccgcagcggcagctcccGCGTGCTCGTCACGACCGACCTCGTGGCGCGCGGTATCGACGTGCACCACGTGAACATCGTCATCAACTTCGACCTGCCAACGAACAAGGAGAACTACCTGCATCGCAttggccgcggcggccgctacGGCCGTAAGGGTGTTGCCATCAACTTCGTGACGGAGAAGgacgtggagctgctgcacgagatCGAGGCGCACTACCACACGCAGATCGACGAGCTCCCGGTCGACTTCGCTGCCTACCTTGGCGAGTAAGCGGGtccttgcccccccccctcgttCATCCCCAtcccccaccacccacacccccttcctcttcgcgaAGAAGAAAGGACGCACATCGCCTCGCGAAGGATGACGAGggctgaggaggagctcaGGGAACGACTCGTCTCCGGTGAGCGTGCGTCCGCTGGCGGTTATGCTGAGGGGCGCGTATGTGTCTGTATATGTCGGGCGTGGTGCTGCAAGCAAGCGTTTCGTTGTTGGatttgggggggggggtatgtGATCGCACGGTGTCNNNNNNNNNNNNNNNNNNNNNNNNNNNNNNNNNNNNNNNNNNNNNNNNNNNNNNNNNNNNNNNNNNNNNNNNNNNNNNNNNNNNNNNNNNNNNNNNNNNCCCCTCGTTCATCCCCAtcccccaccacccacacccccttcctcttcgcgaAGAAGAAAGGACGCACATCGCCTCGCGAAGGATGACGAGggctgaggaggagctcaGGGAACGACTCGTCGTCGGtgggcaggggagggggaggcgacgCCATCGCGCGAGCGCACCGCCGGAAGGTCGACCTGGGCACTCGACACCCACCCAGCACCCCGATAGTCCCGTGCCCTCTCGTGCGCCTTCTCTCCCATACCCCGAATCTCCTGACGGCTTTCTGTGgaccacacacgcgcccccTCGCTCCGTATCGGACGCGCCCCAAACAACACAAACACAACCTGCCAACGTGCCGGCCGGCTTGTTGATGTTTGTCTGGCGTAGAACGTGCGTCTGCCTCCGCCCCATCCCCATCCCACCCACCTCcttccttgtgtgtgtgtgtgtgttccctCCCATTTCCCTCCCTCGATCTCTccgacgcaccgctgcgcacgcatcCGCGGGCGTTATGGTGTTTGATTTTGtaggtgtgtgcgcgtgtggatGCCTTTGGCGATGATGCGACGATTATGACGGGGCCCGCCGTCGGGCGTACGTGCGATCACgcgccgcccccacccccgaggaaggcgacgggggagagaggggtcGACCATAAAACGCAGCTAACAGCACCGGTGAAggggcgaaaaaaaaaaggaccTGTGTGTATATATAAATATATTATAtagaatatatatatatatatatatatgtgtacGTATACGTATCcatgtaggtgtgtgtgtgtgtgtgtgtgtgtgtgtacatgtaCATACAGATCACGTGTCCATGGATACGTatacgtacacacacatatatatatatatatataggtTTTAGGTTTTCGTAACAAGGAAAGAAGCAAGCAATCCAATGAGCGGAGgaaggtggcggcggcggcggcggtggtggtggtggtagtgtGAGATCGGAAGAAGGGAAAGGATACGGTGGTGTAAGCGAGCACGAGCGAGGTAGGGGCCAtaccgcgcgcacacacacacacacacacgcacatgcatacatTCATGCGCACGAAAAAGGCAGCAagatgcacgcacagacaacagacacgaagagagaggagagaaagaaaatTGTGCAAGAGTCTAACATACATAAATGGAGACGGCTGCTGAGCCGCATCCACTattgccaccaccacccttctctcgcttccGTGCTCCATCTGCCccgtgtctgtctgtctgtctgtctgtgtgtgtgttgatCAACGCCAGCCAGCCAGCCagcctccccccctcccgtcCCTCCATCCTCCTTCGTTTCCctcttctcgctcttctcGGCCCAGTCATAAAGAGAAGCGCTAAGAAAAAAGTGTATTTGCCActtcgcccccctcctcctcctcctcacaaCACCCCTCCATCCCTCCATGCCTCCTCTCGTGCCCTCACGATGATATCCGGGTATCATCATCAACGGCGGAAGAAGAAACGGGCTCGGGAAggaagcagaggaagagggagtaGGGCGAGCGACCTCAGCCTGCTACAAAAGCACGCGCATacgcaggcacgcgcgcacagacgtGCGAAGAGTCGCTCAACGTAATCCAGCAGTATCTAAAAGctcccaaaaaaaaaatgcagtCGATTCTGtaaaggaaaaaaaggcagcacacgtgcgcgcacgcttgTGATTTGCTTGCGAatacacatacatacatgtatacatatatgtgtgtgtgtgcgtggtttGCAGAGCACCATCAACGTCCTCCATCCACACCTCGCCTCATCGAGCTCTTTCTTGGGCCCCGCTCTTGAATGTACCCTTCTCCTTCGTCCCCATCCCtaccttctccctctctcctcctctctgcctctctctctctctcattctctctgtgcgcttgTCTGtgtcgcgcgcacacgcacacacgggtGAACGCGTGCGCGGACGTGCAGTTGATTTCCGCCTTCTGAAGagccctctttttttgttttacATTTTCGTTGCTTGTgacgcccctccccctcctcacccaTCAAGCACCCCCTGTCGTCCTCCATCATGGCGCAGAATGATAAGATCGCCCCCCAGGACCAGGNNNNNNNNNNNNNNNNNNNNNNNNNNNNNNNNNNNNNNNNNNNNNNNNNNNNNNNNNNNNNNNNNNNNNNNNNNNNNNNNNNNNNNNNNNNNNNNNNNNNNNNNNNNNNNNNNNNNNNNNNNNNNNNNNNNNNNNNNNNNNNNNNNNNNNNNNNNNNNNNNNNNNNNNNNNNNNNNNNNNNNNNNNNNNNNNNNNNNNNNNNNNNNNNNNNNNNNNNNNNNNNNNNNNNNNNNNNNNNNNNNNNNNNNNNNNNNNNNNNNNNNNNNNNNNNNNNNNNNNNNNNNNNNNNNNNNNNNNNNNNNNNNNNNNNNNNNNNNNNNNNNNNNNNNNNNNNNNNNNNNNNNNNNNNNNNNNNNNNNNNNNNNNNNNNNNNNNNNNNNNNNNNNNNNNNNNNNNNNNNNNNNNNNNNNNNNNNNNNNNNNNNNNNNNNNNNNNNNNNNNNNNNNNNNNNNNNNNNNNNNNNNNNNNNNNNNNNNNNNNNNNNNNNNNNNNNNNNNNNNNNNNNNNNNNNNNNNNNNNNNNNNNNNNNNNNNNNNNNNNNNNNNNNNNNNNNNNNNNNNNNNNNNNNNNNNNNNNNNNNNNNNNNNNNNNNNNNNNNNNNNNNNNNNNNNNNNNNNNNNNNNNNNNNNNNNNNNNNNNNNNNNNNNNNNNNNNNNNNNNNNNNNNNNNNNNNNNNNNNNNNNNNNNNNNNNNNNNNNNNNNNNNNNNNNNNNNNNNNNNNNNNNNNNNNNNNNNNNNNNNNNNNNNNNNNNNNNNNNNNNNNNNNNNNNNNNNNNNNNNNNNNNNNNNNNNNNNNNNNNNNNNNNNNNNNNNNNNNNNNNNNNNNNNNNNNNNNNNNNNNNNNNNNNNNNNNNNNNNNNNNNNNNNNNNNNNNNNNNNNNNNNNNNNNNNNNNNNNNNNNNNNNNNNNNNNNNNNNNNNNNNNNNNNNNNNNNNNNNNNNNNNNNNNNNNNNNNNNNNNNNNNNNNNNNNNNNNNNNNNNNNNNNNNNNNNNNNNNNNNNNNNNNNNNNNNNNNNNNNNNNNNNNNNNNNNNNNNNNNNNNNNNNNNNNNNNNNNNNNNNNNNNNNNNNNNNNNNNNNNNNNNNNNNNNNNNNNNNNNNNNNNNNNNNNNNNNNNNNNNNNNNNNNNNNNNNNNNNNNNNNNNNNNNNNNNNNNNNNNNNNNNNNNNNNNNNNNNNNNNNNNNNNNAtcccccaccacccacacccccttcctcttcgcgaAGAAGAAAGGACGCACATCGCCTCGCGAAGGATGACGAGggctgaggaggagctcaGGGAACGACTCGTCTCCGGTGAGCGTGCGTCCGCTGGCGGTTATGCTGAGGGGCGCGTATGTGTCTGTATATGTCGGGCGTGGTGCTGCAAGCAAGCGTTTCGTTGTTGGatttgggggggggggtatgtGATCGCACGGTGTCGGAAGCGCCATgaagcgagggaggggcgcaGCGCGATCTCTGTCGTTGGTGGGCCGAGCTGTGCGGAAGCGGCCGAGACCGACGCGCAGAGAGgtgagcggtggtggtgcttgcAGCATGGGAAAAGCGAGACGACGAGGCGGGTCGTGCCCATGGGTAGGGAGATACGCACAGACGCATATGTGCATATATAACTGCCATAAAGTGCCTTCCTGACCAGGGAGCCCACACTCAGACGCAGAccgcttgcgtgtgcgcgtgggtgtggaagagggagagagatgcatgTAGGCGCCTCATTCTACTAGGCAGGGGTCTACATAGATgctcgtgcacgtgcgtatgtgtacCTGTATGTATCTATCTATATATGTAAGGCGTGGGTGTTGTCAGTATGGGTGTTCTCTATCTTGTAGGCGTGAACTGCCGTTGTTTCCATATATCCATCCAtgccgcccccaccccctcctcggCGTTCCTCCTTGCCTGTCCGCcatcctcttttttttttctgttggGTTGGTACCCTTCTATGTCTGTGCCCGTTGCCTGTctccgtgcgcgtgtgtgcatcacGTGCGTGGCGGAAGGAGGACCCAAGTGCCGCCACACCGAagcgagaggggcggcggtgtggcggctgggaggggcggggaaggggagggggaggggccggTTANNNNNNNNNNNNNNNNNNNNNNNNNNNNNNNNNNNNNNNNNNNNNNNNNNNNNNNNNNNNNNNNNNNNNNNNNNNNNNNNNNNNNNNNNNNNNNNNNNNCCGCCGACGGGTGCCAGGGGCGGCGGGACGGGGGAGGCAGTgggtgggaggggcgggaagggaggggagggccgGTTATACATTACATGAAGAAGCGAAAGGCGTGGCGACAAGAAGAAACGAATTTCTGCCTCTCTCTATTCTACTTCGACACATCTAAGGCgatgcgtgcacacgcacacacagagagggacgggggaggggaggggaggggagggagagggagagggagaggggggggctACGTGGAATTCCTGTGCTCGCTCATGCGTGCGTATACGCGGTCGtatccctcccctccctccccctcccctctcctatacaaaaacaaagaaggtAAGATGGAGCATGAAAgtggcgcgtgtgttttTATCTGTATTTagggggagcgagagagggtgggggttGTGGGGCACGTGTCCAGGCGtcgtgggggagggggggtgaGGCTGAGGGTGAgcgtgaggaggagaggtATGTCTGAATCATGCACCGGTGTGCGTATAtgcacacatatatatatatatatatgcccTCCCTGTCTCACGGAcacgcccacccacacccacgcaccgACCCTTCCTTGTGGTAACTGTGTGCCCTTGTCTGCCTGTCTAAACGGAAAGAAAACACGCATACATCGGCCGATGTACAGATACGGGGTAAACCtgtatgcatgtgcatgcatacatatatatatatacactTAAAGACCTCCCTCTCGCTTCAGTGCGCCTCCCACGCTGCGCCCGGCACATCACGCGGCAACGGTGATGTGTTTTTTTGAGTAGCAcggggcgggagagggaaggggtgagAGGGGGGGAAGGCTGAAAGGATGGAGGGGCGGGGCCGTTTTTGCCATGGCAGGGATAGCaccctccgtctctctctctctccccctctttccgcCCATTCCCGTTCATCTTCGCACGACTCTGTACCGCCTTCTGTAACTCCGCTGACGGGTCTCTCCCTGCCGGCTGGCTTGTAAGTCTTCTCCCTGTctctcacgcgcgcgcttgcAGCACCGCTGTTGACGCTCCGGCGGGGTGACAGAGACGGGCGctcgcacatacacacatatatgcaTACACGCGCAAACACAGAACAACATAGACACATACAGAAGACGCACgtcatcagcagcagcggcggctgtcgtGCCGAACTCCGTCTCTGGCCCCCTTCCTTTGCGGTTTATACGTGTGCACTGCCCagcaaccacacacacacacacacacacacacacaccgttCCCTCCGTCGCGCATGTTCACGCATACGGTGCCATCTCTCcacaccgcagccgccgtcgcccccTCTACAGgatcgacgtcgtcgtcatctGCCCACTCTGTACGTATGCACCGGCCGCCAAAGGCTCGCACGCGAGGTGCGAGCGGTGTtcccgcagcaccagcggcagcagcgacgagcagcagcagcagtagcgcCGGTAGCGTTGTAGATGCGCGTCGCGGTGGCATGAAGGGCACCGCAGTTGATCGTGCCACGGCCCCTGCGTCGTCCCACCACCGCTCAGAGCGTGACTCGCGCGTGGACACGGAAGGTTCAGACAGCGCGGCAAGGCATACCACcccagctgccgcagcttcgTCATTCTCCGACCAAGGACTACGCCAactgccacagcagcggcgcggcatcACATCGTCTACGGCCACGCCGCCTGGTAGCGCCCGCGCCTCTCACCATAGCGACGCAGATGTCGCGAGAGTACGAGCAGCGTTGGCGGAAGCCGGATACCCGAACCCCTCCTGGTACGACATCGAGCGCGTCTTCGCGCAGCTTGCTGCGAACCAGGACGATGATGATGGCAACGCAGCTGCCAGACACCGCGATACGGCACCGACTCCGTCCGCAACGTACCCCTCGCGGCGCGTCGTGCAGGAAAATACTCTTGAAGAGGGGCATGGGGCGGTGTACTACCACAACACCCACGGTGCAGCCATGGCCCCGCCACCAGTATCGCCACccaaacagcagcaacaacagcaggAGGATTACCCGACCGAGTCCAGCGGCCTTCTCCAACACCTCGAGCCGTCgttgcgcctgcagcgctaCATCCACCTACGCGAGCGGGAGCTGGAAAAGCTGTGCTTGCGGCCCTCTTCCAGCGCCCCtcaggcgcagcagcaacggcagccgcctGTCTCACCAGCGGTGCACGGGTCCGGGACACtacacagccacagccgtGACGCCCCGCATGCCTCTCAAATGAAGGCAGCAAGTttgcgaggagcagcgggcGAGAGAGCTGgaaagcagccgcagcggcggcgtagCTCTGCTGCGGCCGTGCCACACGCGCAACGCAtacgtggtggcggcgatgctgtTGGCACAGGGGCAGCTGCCTCTGGTGACGCGCAGGTGACGGTCATGGCCGCCCATCACCGTCGTGCGGCGAACATCGTCTTCGACGCGACGGGCGATCAGCGCTTCCGTTTCTTTCCCACGACGCGTACGCCACCGGGAACCGGCACGTTGGTCGCGATGGCACCCGTCGCTCGCACatcatcgtcgtcgacgtcgaCGACAGTCCTCACaggcgccgcgccggccaCAAGCCTGGGGAGCTACCACAACTACTATCAGTGCCCTCGGCCGAGCTCCTGCAACACCGTGGGAGGGCAGGTGTCCTACCTCGACCCGGAGGGGcgcacgctgcggcgcaagGCGGATCCGGTGAAGCGCGGCGAGCAGATGCGCCTCTTGTGGGCGAAGGACAGCTTCCTATCGCAGCGGGACCGCCCGCGCGAAGCGTGGCGCACTCGGCAGATTACCATGGCGTATGGCCAGGGTTCCGACGGTGGCGAAATACACCACGGATAGGACTGTTGGCaccttgcgtgcgtgtgcgtgtgcgtgtgtgtttgtgtgtatgtgtgtgtgtgtgtgtgtgggggNNNNNNNNNNNNNNNNNNNNNNNNNNNNNNNNNNNNNNNNNNNNNNNNNNNNNNNNNNNNNNNNNNNNNNNNNNNNNNNNNNNNNNNNNNNNNNNNNNNtgtgtgtgtgtgttgtgtgtgtgtgtgtgtgtgtgtgtggtgggggggggggcatcatcacgcgcatgcgcacgtgtgtgcctgccccgctgccccctctctctctcccgtgcttccttccttttctcttcctctcgtgTTCTGTGGCGCTGCTTTGGGTCTCGTGCAGCGTTGTCCTGATTTCGGGTCGGGGTGTGCAGATGCCGGTCGTGCAGCCAAGCGCCATCAAGAAGCAAGAAGGGGGTAAAGTAACCGTGATAAGGGCAAGGCGTGGCCCTCCTCACTTCTGTGGGGTTACTGGCGGGCAgtcgcggcgacgacggcggtggtggccgagATCGTGCGAGCACgcggggaagaggaggctgTACGAAGGATGTGATCCTCCGCTCTCCGCGCCCCACCCTACTCCTCCGCTCCATCAggcgagagaaagggggaggctGCAGTGGCAGTGAGGGGACCCTCTGACACATGTGCATCTTGTCgaagtgtgtgtgctgctgctgctgctgccgctgctggtcgcTCTCGCACTAGCCTCATAGAGCACACAAGCGTGCAACGCACATACGCCGCGTACGTGCAACATCGTTGCCCACCAtcgccccttctccctcacctctctctatctctgtgtgtgtgtgtgtgtgtgtgtgtgtcggcctgcatgcgtgcgtgtgttttaCTTTTGGCATCGGCATTCATCTCCTCCGCTCTTGGCACAACTCCGGCTGATCAgccgactctctctctctcccccctctacCTAAGCTGCCGTGATTTATCAAAAGCACGACCACGAGTTTggtacacacgcgcacaggcaagTGAGGCAACATGGTCTGCCCTTTCACCATTGCGATCCGCGTTGGTCTGGTGCTCTTCGTCGCCAAGACGTTGTACGACGCCGTGTGCACATACCAGCAGAACACAGCATCCAAGTGCGTCAAgggcaacggcgacggcgacaagcAGAAGCCATCGAACGCGTCGTCGAGgacagcggcaacggcggtgtAGCCCTCTTCTTCTTACGGGAGCGTGTGCTCCTTCCTCTCTATCTTCCCTCCGGCCCCCTGCGCGCTCCGCGACGGCGTGTGTACTTCTCGATGGCCCCCgtgtgcctctgcgccgACCCGTCACTCAGAGCAACGTCAACATCATGATCATCAGCGTCTCCTGTTGCCCGCGCGCTCTCCCTTCTAGTTCTCCCTCTATAGAGAGAACGCTTCttctgggggggggggggttctGCCCGTGCCCTCGTCTCCtcggcgccacctcctctacaaggcacacgcgcacacaagcgtgcgcgtgtctgcccgatgcgcatgcgtgagGGACGGAGcggggcgcgtgcgcaggcacgcTCCGCCGTACATGACGCCCACTGACCCACNNNNNNNNNNNNNNNNNNNNNNNNNNNNNNNNNNNNNNNNNNNNNNNNNNNNNNNNNNNNNNNNNNNNNNNNNNNNNNNNNNNNNNNNNNNNNNNNNNNGAGAACGCTTCttctgggggggggggggttctGCCCGTGCCCTCGTCTCCtcggcgccacctcctctacaaggcacacgcgcacacaagcgtgcgcgtgtctgcccgatgcgcatgcgtgagGGACGGAGcggggcgcgtgcgcaggcacgcTCCGCCGTACATGACGCCCACtgacccacacacacacacaacataCGCCTCTCTTCGCTGTCAGCTGCAGCCTGGCCTTTGGCGAGGGGGCAAGTCCAGAAGCGATGTTGGGATGTGGGGGCGTGTGAACTGGACGGTACAAGACGAGCGTGGGGCTGCTCAGCCCCCAAGGctgccttccctcttcccctccttcaCTTCATTCCTGGCTCTCCACGTCCAGGAACTGCGCCGCGATGACGTCCGTTGCGTGGGCACGtgctcttcccccctctcatCCGCATATCTACAtctatacatatatatatatatatatagatgtaGATATCTGTGTGTACCACTGTCTACTCTCGGCTGTCATGCTGCGTTGTCGGTCTTGGTGGCGCGCATGGtgggtgccgcagctggtACGTTGTTGTGCCTCGCGCTGTGACGGGTGTGCAGACAAgaacaacggcagcgaagaGAAAGCGGGAGGCCTGCAAGAAGACCTCCAatctgcctgtgtgtgtgtatatatatatatatgccatgcgccaccgccctcgTCATACTTCACCcgcttcccctccccgctcctCTCCCGCACCCACGTCGGCTCAACCCACGAAGGCGCACGTGACCGGAGGCGCAACCGTCCacgcatcctcctccgcatTCCTTTCTGCGTGCTTCATACATTCGGCAAAGTATGCTCCTCTCCCGTCACCCCGACCTGCTCATGTCGCGTGCCGCTTCCATCCCatcggccgcggcgaggtggtgctTGGCGCTTGCGCTGCCCTTGCCCAcagcgtcgtcgttgtccctgcgcagcgctgctaCTGTTGTCGAGTCGCATCAGGACGACAGGCCGAGACTCGCAcccgtggcggtgctgtcggCCATTGCATTGACCAACTCGCGCCgcctcagcgccgcgccacacTCGTTGCCCTTTCTCTACCGTCGACCCTCTGGCTTGCGGGCGCGCTGTAACAGCGGCAACGGGTGCAGGTCCATTTTGTTagcaccaccatcgccagcgtctgccggtgcggctgccgcatcCGTTAGCGTCACAACCCCGACGCCGTCCGCGTCAGCACCTGCACGGCGAGAGCGCCACGTCTGCCCCGAGTGTGGCAAACGCTTCCTGTGTGAGCCAAACCTTGCCCGCCATCGCGCCACTCGCCACGGTGTGCAAGTCGCGTCTGCGAGCGAGGTGGCTCGAGCTCAGATCGCCGCGCGCAACGCGCGGCTACAGCAGGAGCTTGCCCGCGTGCAGGCACGCGTgaggcagctgcgcgagggcagcggcaccgctgccacagcggAGCTCGCCGTCGATGCGGCCAGCGCCTACCCCAGCGCGGTGCTGACCGGGCGCTTGATGGAGATCGACGAGGCGGTAGAGCGGGCGTGGCGGCACAGCGGACGGGGGCTCGGCACCGGCGTATCATTTGTGAGCTGCGTCGGCACCGTGCGCGGTCCAGTGGAAGTCGGGACCCTGCGCGGGGCCACCCCTGCTTCCGCATCTGATAGTCCTGCTGCGGGGCCGCGCGTCCTGCAGTTTGTGCTAGAGGCGCACGGGTACCGGGAGCGCCGCCCTGGTCAGCTGAAGATGTACCGGTCGCACCTCCTGGTCCGCTACGTCGCCTGGCAGCCGTACCACCGCTacggcgatgacgatggcgcgggcagcgcggcagcaccccctcctcccgccaccgcgccgctcctcttcaAGGTGCAGGAGGGCGACCTCCTGCGCGTGCAGGGGCACTAcgcgctgcacagcagctACGACATGATATCGAAGCAGTCCGTGGAGAACGTCGTCTTGGAGGCGGACGCGGTCGGGATGCTGCGGCCGGCACC
Protein-coding sequences here:
- a CDS encoding eukaryotic initiation factor 4a, putative, with protein sequence MAQNDKIAPQDQDSFLDDQPGVRPIPSFDDMPLHQNLLRGIYSYGFEKPSSIQQRAIAPFTRGGDIIAQAQSGTGKTGAFSIGLLQRLDFRHNLIQGLVLSPTRELALQTAEVISRIGEFLSNSSKFCETFVGGTRVQDDLRKLQAGVIVAVGTPGRVSDVIKRGALRTESLRVLVLDEADEMLSQGFADQIYEIFRFLPKDIQVALFSATMPEEVLELTKKFMRDPVRILVKRESLTLEGIKQFFIAVEEEHKLDTLMDLYETVSIAQSVIFANTRRKVDWIAEKLNQSNHTVSSMHAEMPKSDRERVMNTFRSGSSRVLVTTDLVARGIDVHHVNIVINFDLPTNKENYLHRIGRGGRYGRKGVAINFVTEKDVELLHEIEAHYHTQIDELPVDFAAYLGE